DNA sequence from the Schistocerca americana isolate TAMUIC-IGC-003095 chromosome 2, iqSchAmer2.1, whole genome shotgun sequence genome:
CGCctatcactgccagtttctcttttctggcatgccgaaataaagcaagagatgcaatcaaatcaaacatgaACCTACGTAAGCTAAGGCATTGCGATAAAAATCGAAAATCTCAGCGTCTcgttatatgcatattactcagaaagaTACAATTACTGACGGGGGGAAAAAATCTGCATTTATGAAAATCTACttactgaaaaaaatgcggaaAATCCCCAAGACCAAAATCTGAAATTAGCTACTAGCTACCTAACAATAACCAAATAACAATCAGAAAGTTTTGCAGTACCCTCTTCTGCGTATTCGCAAGTTGTCGCTGCCTAGTACCACATGTGACAGCAGTTTAGAACTGTTCTTTATTCTGGTATGtggataatgtgtctgctaattttcgtgGTTTCGCCCATTTTACCGCTAGATGGCTGTTGCGCTGGACCAGTATCGTTCGCGGCGGATCGTCGTGTAATACCCCCTTATGAAATACAGATAAAGGGAGGAACTTGGGAGTTTAACTTCCGTCGATATGGAGAGGGAGCATTAGCTCACTTGTGAAAGGACATGTCCTTAGTTATGGAAGTATCCAGACATTGGCCTGAAGTTATTCACGCGAACTACAGAGACATAAAGCAAGATCGTTGGACAATAACCTCATCTTGGGGGTTGGATCTCCTCCTTCGAAGAGGACAGATTGCAgagcctgggctaccctcagggtgAAGTCTCCGTTTTCGAATCGCCTGTTGCTGTTGCTCTTGATGttcgtctgcctgtctgtctgtttgtttgtttgctttccGGCCCTCGTCGTCCGTCCGCCAGAGCCGTCGCCCGGTGCTCGACGCCGCCTGCCGCTGTAGCCGTCCGTCCGTCCATTTGTCTGTCCGCTCGCCTGCCAGCCTGCCTgttcgccgccaccgccgcccgaGGATCCTGGGCCGTCCCTTCTTGCCGTCGTCGTCCAGCCGCTGCCCGGAGGAATTCGCCAGACGCTTTCATCGCCTGCCGGAAGGGTTGCCGTCCCCTCTCGTTGACGGCTCCTTCCCCGCCGCCGCGTccttcgccgccgccgtcgccgtcctcCACCGCCGCCGCTGTCTTCATCCCCCTCTTGCACACCACCACCATTTCCCACCTCCATCATTTTCACCTCCCCCTCAGCTGCTCCAGCCACCATCACATGGAACTCACCCGCTGCTCCCATCCCCGTCTTTCCTtccctccctgtccaccccactcgGCGCCGCTTTCGCCAGTCACTACCCCCGACTCTCCCTCACCTGTAGCTATCGCCCCATCGCCATCTGCAGACTTCCCACTGCTTCCTGCATCACCTCCGACACTCTCCAAACCGGTACTGATTTCCTCTCGCCATGCCATGGTCTCTGCGACACCCACGCCCCCACCCCCTGCATCACCTGCCCCTCAGGGAGGACctgcccccgccatctccccctgcaacccatcccgaagccccctctccaccctgtcccatccaagaaaccttccaaacgccctaatgttgacccttcccctgcCATCTCCACAAAGAAAAATTCTGATCCCCgcaacccacccacccccatggacgcgacAACCGACCCACACCCCTGCCACACCTGAAGCCCagacctttgtcctctccaatcctgaccctcaattccttgatgcccacaTCCTCACCCTGGCCATCCAGAAATACTTCCCCAATACCCCCATCTCATTCCTTGCAAGGACTCAGTCCTCATTAAATtacccaatgcttccttccacaccaatCTCCTCTCCAGAATCCCATGTATCCAATTTAGCCAACAAGCCACCCTCACTTACCACCACACCCCGTCCCCTCCCCGACAGCGTCAACCACCCGATGTCCACTGACCTTCACTACCGTGATCACAAAGCTTAGTCCTGTGGTCATAGAGGCTGAGGTGTTGGACGAACTCAACTCCCATCCCAACGTCGAAATGCGCTTGGCCCATTGCATCtttaatgatgccgggccgacttagCTAGTGCAGACATTCACCAAATCCTCCCCCATTGGCCTCCTCCTTACAGAGGGAGCCCTTATATACAGTCACCGTTATAAAGTGAACCCCTCCCATTCCCCAGACCAATCCTATGGCTGCCAATGCTGCCTGAAGTACAATGTCCATGTTACTGCTGCCTGCAAGAGCCCTCCtacctgtccccactgcaaagcttcccacttcttaaagaactgccccaacctcacctctcccccctcctgcaacacctcTAACAaaccccatcctacctactcctcaaaccgtaaagcgaaacctcctcctGTCAGCCCCGAGCTCACCGTCTCTGTCCATCCCATTGATAACcctatccaccccaacaactcgttCTGCCTCCCCCTACTGCAGAGTacatcatccgtttcatcacctatgccacctactcccacaaccatgcCCACTTCACCTTCAACCCCCTCACCACCATCGTCTAAATCTTCCCTCCCATGGCGTGACAACATTACAGTATCCTTTATCATAATatctgcccacccacaaactcctcttcctccacaccctccagcAGCACTGTGTGTAATCCTTCATCTTAAAGGAAACCTTACTTCAACCCCATATCTCCATCTCCATAGCTCCATACACCCTTCATCACACCAATAACCCGTACCCTCTGTTGCGAGGGTGGGTTGCTGTTGGCCACTTTAATCACCTCCCCGTTTGGCCCCAACATCTACTCAaaaatcctgccgagcatctcaccctcagcctcttcttccccacccttaccgtcACCTGTACCACGATTTATGTCCACCCTTGTACctccatcccgtacgatttcctggcccacaatgaccgcaccttctccacctacgtgattgctacTGACCTCAGTACTCACAGCCGTGCTCTTGCTGAActccagtggtggcatcagtttatcaccaccctccagggagacctggttctcCTCCCCCAGCACACCTCTCCCAACGTGATCCtctcctctcccaacctccttgggtgcatctctgcagatgtccttgacctcattggcagtgaccatgctcccatCCTCAACATCTCTACTGGTCGCTATTCCAGCCCCGCTCCTCACCTAGACATCCCTCCTAAGCTTGTCCACGATTACTCCCTCATCTCCTGATGACAACTCCCTCACTGCTGCCTTCCTGAACCAGATCTTGTCTGATGCTGTCGGCACCCATATCCCTACCAAAGCCATCCCTCCTCATCGATCAGCCCTGCCcgcacaggccgtccttctcctttgtGAATCCCACTGCCTCTTCCACTCTTTTCTCTGCACTTGTGACCGGGACACACTCACCAATGACTGTCAATTACGACACATCTGCAACATGCTTACTGCAAAGAATTGCTGTGTTTGGtgacagacatgtacacaactcaacactacgctcccaataaactcttccaagcaTTGGTCTGCTtcccaccgccttactgggaactgcCCTAcctcccagtaccctctcctccttgatgaccatccctttcctgacaacctcagtaaggccaaccactttaccTCCCGCCTATCCAATGTTTTTTctatcccagatgatccccaatttgattattccctcttccttgACGTCATCAACCGTACAGAtatctctgttcctccccttgctcctagcttccagtacttgggccacacaccaccatctgaagttgacactcccatcactacacaggacaacagcctcacactccgcactaaatgcGACATTGCTCCGGGCCATGACACAGTTAGCTACTGCCACTGCCacctccctccttccttgcagcCCTTTCCACCCTCCTCCATgtaatccttgccactggcttctaccctgacctgtggaaaacctcacaCA
Encoded proteins:
- the LOC124594656 gene encoding extensin-like — its product is MFRVPAAALCAPQPKTSRSKRTAAGRRPHEKPSRRPVLDAACRCSRPSVHLSVRSPASLPVRRHRRPRILGRPFLPSSSSRCPEEFARRFHRLPEGLPSPLVDGSFPAAASFAAAVAVLHRRRCLHPPLAHHHHFPPPSFSPPPQLLQPPSHGTHPLLPSPSFLPSLSTPLGAAFASHYPRLSLTCSYRPIAICRLPTASCITSDTLQTGTDFLSPCHGLCDTHAPTPCITCPSGRTCPRHLPLQPIPKPPLHPVPSKKPSKRPNVDPSPAISTKKNSDPRNPPTPMDATTDPHPCHT